The following DNA comes from Brienomyrus brachyistius isolate T26 chromosome 16, BBRACH_0.4, whole genome shotgun sequence.
CTGTCATCGGAGATGCAGCCCCCAGTCCTATTTAAAGGCCAGAACACATAGTGCAGGCCCAGCTGCCATTAGTAGAACCCCTCCTCCCAAAAAGAATGTAGTGTGAGAATGAGAGTCCTTGAATTATGAAGAGGGCAGCACACACATACCCCAGTGTACATTTGTAATTTGCGGAGCTCTGTCTTGGCAGATACTTCACGGAAATGCTTAGTTACCGGAACTTCTCTCAGAAGCTCACATTTTACAGCACTACCATTCCAGCGGTGAcggatggcaaaaaaaaaaaaaaaaagcaaaaccaaGAGGACAACATCAGATTGCATAGGATTtctttaattaaatttaatttaaatatacagAACGTGATTTATGcaggaaaaaatacagaaacaacaaataaaacaaaacagcattAAGTCACCTCAACCTTAGGAGACCGGAGGAAAAAAAAGCCCACAGCAGACCATCTTTTAGAGGCAGACCCTCTCTTAAGCTTCAGGTGCAAGCGTAACTGGAGAAGCTCCCAAAGTGTGGACTCCAGCTACACCATTCTGCTGGAAGACGGGAGCGAGTCAGTCACACACAGGAAAAGAAAGCAGTTCACGTGATGGTCTAACCTGCAATCTATTTTTACTATATCTTTCTAGTATTTCTGTGTGACTGTTCAAGCAAGTACAAACCGGTAAATGCAGGAAGTAACACTGTACTTATGCCAAAGGGAAATGAGTCCACAGCACATGGCATGAAGCAGTGTTTTCACTTCCTGCCATGGGCAGACTTTAAAGTGGTAGTCCTTCCTGTATAGCCTACACACCCAACCGACATTAAGAAATACAGAAGAAACCTTCCCCTACATCCATTCAGCCTTCCTGCAGCTCATGTTTTTCCTCAAAAACAATGGGCAATCAGCAATAATTATCTGGAATTCATTTGTCTCATGAAATTATTCTGTGGCTATAATACATGATTTCCTAACCCCCACATATGATAGACAGGAGCCATTTTCCAAGGAACCTTGACGCTATATTACAGTATTAACACAAAATTAGCCTTGTTTAAACACAAATTATCTCCAGAAATGCACAGATCACTTTCATGCTCTTGTACAGACAAAAGGATGCAGTAACGCATGTGTGCCATATGAGAGaaatacaatgtaaaaaaaaaatcagttaacTAGAAAACGCGATTGGTTTAACGATAAACGTTAACATAAATATAATAACGGTTCAGACGGTATTCCAGAAATATTATGATATTAAAGTTGTTAGTTCTTTTTAGAAATGAATTTAAATGGGAgctttatatatttaatttgtatttacTCTCACGCCGACGGCAAACATGGCATGGTAGTATGGCAAGTTTCGGTATTTCTGCCCACTTACCCGTCACGCCTTTCCAAAGTGCTCGATCACACCTTGAACCCGAGCGCTCGCATACATTCCTTGTGCGCCTCGATCAGCTCATTGCAACTTTCTTCGCCTTTCTCGACGATGCTGCAATCGCCATGCATTGTTCGCAGTTACAGTCGGCAGTTGTGTAGTTATTTAACAAATCCGGCTAGTTAAACCTACCAGGCGTCCCTGGCTTTTTTGGTCTCTGGACAAGCACAGCAAGGCTTCAGCGGCTTCTTCTCCTGAGGTGCTGCACTCAGGGGAGATGATTCACAGCTAGCAGCAGACAGCGTCGACATCTTCAAGTTCGCTTGAACTTATCCTTATAGGAAACCATCGAATACATCTTAGGTATATAAAACACAGCACAGCAGCTCCCATTATATTCACGCGTAAAACGTTCACAGTGTGACTGAAACACTAATCGAATattggaaggatataaaatctaGTAACACCAGCTCATACGTCTCCAGAAATGAAACACTAGATTTTACTTAACACAGTATTTACAGCGAAAACTTGTCAAATCTTCACAATTAAATAAAAGATCAAAATCAGTAATAATATTAACAGGTAGTTTTGCGGAATTCAGAAATGAACGGTAATACAGAACACCAGTAAATGAAACATAAGAAATACCAGTATCaactatttatttttaaaggcgTGCCGACTAGTAgtaaaaaaacaacatttatcaAAAAAACgattatataaatattattacCTCCTCTGATACTCAAGGATTCACATGTGCCCTTCCTTACGAAACAGAATCCTAAACAGATATGCGTATGACCACTGGGAGACTGGGAAAGGTAGTTCAACAGCGAATAAGTTAAACTAACGTCAACCATAATATCACTGCACTTCCCAAAATGCAATAACAGGCTTTAATCCGGAACTTGAAACTCAAGGACATCGTGATGCGCAACGATGCACCGTTTGGTTCTTAACCGGATGAAACCTAAACGTGCAACCAATCATTGGAGACAACATAAATATTATCCATCCAATAAGCAATTACCAATGTCACTACCGGGTTCCTTATCGATTGGCGCTGCGCATTTGTGTTACTTTATAACCTTAAGGAGTATTTTGTATATCGTGTTATTTGGGGCTCTTCTGAATTCGCTGTTACTTTTTACTTTGGAAATGTATTATACAAAGATGAGGATTTTGGAATTTTACCGCGCTTTAAAAGAATATCTTTCACTGTGAGAATTTAGCCCAAGTTACTAGAAGAGGGAGCGAAGTGAAGTGTGCCTTTGTTACACCGACTTTGTGTGTTGGCAAGAGGTTTGCATGTGAAACTGCACCACGCATGAAAATGGTCACAGACTGTATTATTCCCCGAGCCATGGCACCGTGTGTATAATTTAAGGGTGGTTCACATCCAAGGAAGTATGACGATTCTACTAATCTAGGATTTgacctttgtgggggggggggaccccgaAGATAAAGTTTTCTGAGCTGGGGTACTACAAAGTGTATACAAAAATATGTGATATATTCTTTAGAAATAAATTTTTTAGGGGGCTGAAGTACCAAGTGATAGGGTCTAGAAAGGTTTACGATTCCAACCTCTGGCGTAGTCAAATACATTGACAGAAAAATGTATGGTTTAATATCCAATGTGCCAATTGTTTGTTTTATGTGGACATGTTCATTTGTGCTCAGCTAATGGTTTAACCCTCTATGGCATGGTGTAACCCTCAGGCAACAAACCACTTTTTTGGCCCACACACTGCCCCTTTaaattttttccaaaaaaacatCACAGTAAAAGTCTGATGACAAGTCTGTAACCAATAAAATTTGAGGTGGGCGTGGGTTTGACCTTTCGTCTGGGGGTGGAACAGTCCTTTTTGCAACCATAGCCGGCTTGGACACACTGCTAGCAAAAGGTAAGATACATTTCACTTTTTAAcatgttaaaatgtaaataattttgTATAAATAATATCTGTGATGTGCATGAATATGTGAAGAAGCCTATTTAATTGATTAAAGGCActttttgtctttatttatATACTAAAACGGTAGTCTTTCATTTGTTGCCACAGGGCAACATTGCGCAGTTAGACCACTTTCGTTTTAACAATAACATGCTCATGGATGGAGATGTGTAGGGATGCATAGTTATCACCATAATCAATTTTTTTGATGTACTatctactattattcacaggaaATGGATGCAAGGACATTTTATGGGTGTAAGGAACATGATCGAATCCCAATGTCTGAGAAGCTGGCTGTAGATGAGCAGATGGTCCCCTTCAAGGGAAGAAATAGACTCAAGcaatacctgccatcaaaaccaAAGAAATGGGGCTACAAGATACTCATCTTAGCTGGCTCTGATGGTGTCCCACACAATTTTGAGATTTATACAGGGAGAGCTGTGCAACCCCCTGAGCTGCCAGATGTAGGAGCAAGTAGTACGTGGGTGGGATGTAGGACGTGGATCTTTTGAACAGAAGACGGCTAAGGTTGGAGAAACCACCTTGCATGTTGTGAAGTGGTATGATAACCGTTCAGTCAGTCTTCTCAGTAATTACATTGGAGCACACCCAGTCACCAAGGTTGATAGGTGGGAtggcaagcaaaaaaaaaatcattcaagtCCCCTGTCCTGCTGTGGTGAGAGAGTACAATAAGAATATGGGTGGGGTGGATCTGCTGGACTCTCTCATTGCACTGTACCGCAACAAAATCAGATCGAAGAAGTGGTACCACCGGCTGATGTTCCACCTTATCGACATGACCATCGTGACTGCCTGGCTGCTCTACAAGAGAGACTGCAGCAGTGCTGGGATGAGAAAAGACAAACAGATGAAGCTTTACACGTTTAAGTCTTATATTGCAGAAAGCTTGTGCAAAAGTGGCAAGAATCTGGAACGTAAGAGAGGTCGTCCCAGTTCCACAATTGCTGGGGAGTATGAAGAAAAGAGGAGAAGAGGACCCGCTACACCTATTCCAGTCCCTGATGTGAGTCTGGATGCCACAGCCCACTGGATGGTCATGGATGAAAAGAAAGGGAGATGCAAGGTACCCAGATGCAAAGGTAGACCTAAAGCCAAGTGCCAAAAATGTGGCGTGCATCTGTGTTtcacatccaccagcaactgcttcCTGAGGTTCCATACAGAATAATATAGACTGTGCTTTGTAGGATTGGAGAAACACTGATTCAGTCTTTACCCCACAGGAACAtacattcagaaacacaaacatacactgtAGCTAATATCCAACACACAGATTGATAAACCATCCACTGATGATTGTTGAAATAAAACTTGTTGAAATTGTTGTTGTCGTTGAAATAaaactttttaaattaatttattgcttGTTTGCTTCTCATTCAActtattatataatatacaaaacCTTGGCGTTTTAGTACCCTTGAAGCATCTTGTTGCCCTGAGACAACAGACCAAaatctggtggggggggctgggggggacacattttatgattaatattttatcaagGACCCCCAAGCTCCCTAAAACTAGagtcaaatatttttttcctcctaaaataaaaattcatgcCATAGAGGGTTAAgtaaaaacaaagcaaaatcgaatcaaataaaatctaaaaaatatatctaaacaataaaaaagaaactaaTAATGCAAACTATTCCACCCCcataactaaaaaaaaacaatattaagtTTTAATTACCAGTATACTGCCacttaaactaaataaattcaaACATAAAATCACAAATGACTATGGGTAAGTGATACTTTTCCATCAGCGTCCTTCATATGTTCCAGCCACTGAAGAGCTTTATGGTCAGTCTCCAACGGAAATTCTCTACCCAGCATTCCAGGGCCCATTTAATAGGCAAAGCCTCCTTTCCAATGGTGGAATAACAACACTCGCTGGGAAAAAGCTTATGGCTTATAAAAGCTACAGGGTGTTGGACCAATAGAAGTCCCTGCAAAAACACAGCCCCAATTCCCCTTTCAGAAGCAGCAGTCTGTACAGTGAATGATTTATTAACATCTGGATTGTGAAGCACTGGGTTCTTACTCAAGGCCTGCTGGAGATCACAAAATGCTGCCATTGCCTCATCAGTCCACTGCACCTGATTGGGAGATCTTGAACCAATCATATCAGTCAGTATAGCAGCCCTAGATGAAAAGTTGGGTTTGAAGCAGTGGTAAATCCAGCCATCCCCAGACTCAAGACTCAATAGCATGGACCTTATGAACCTGCAGCTTTGTCACTCCATTTCCCATAATGAACCCCAGATACTCAGTCTCAATTTTAGCAAAAACACACAGGGTTGATGGTCACGCCTGCAGAATGTAGACACTCCATCACTCTCTATAAGTGTTCCAAATTCTCTTGCCAGGTGTTGCTGAAAACAACAATATTATCCaggtaagcacaagcaaaatcCGACAGTCCATTCAATACCTGATCCATCAGTCTTTGGAAGGTTACAAGGGTTCCATGTAAGCCAAAGGGAAGAACCGTAAACTGATTAAAGGCCCCACAGGTTTCTAAATGCTGTTTCTAAATTCCCAAGACCACTGGGTCAAGGGCAGTTGCCACTAACCTTTACAAAGATCAATTGTGGTTAAATACTTTGCCTTACCTAAGCATTCAATCAGATTATCAATATGTGGAGTTGGATTCAAGTTAAACTTTGATACAGAGTTAAGATACTGGAAATCAATACAAAATCTAATTGTTCATTCTTCTTGGGGACCAACAGCACTGGATCACACCACTCAGTCTTTGAAGTTTCAGTAATCCCCCTTGACCACATAAAATCTACGTCTCCTTTCAGGGGGTGTCGCCggcattaaatctgagggggacgtaacagctgacctaaaggtcaaACTTGGATCATTTTGTGGCATTTCAACTATATTAATTGGGATCTCTTAACCCAAGGGCAACTATCTAGTGGATTTACAACAGTATGATGGAATTCTTCTTGTCTTCTCTGGCTACGTGTCCTCCTAGACTTTCCAGGCTGTTTCCCCAGGTCAACACCAGAAAAGGGCAGCACACTGAGGGTTGATGAGGGGTCTTTTACATGTTTAGATGGTTAGACCACTGGAGAGGGAAAATGATCAGCAACTCCAACCTTTAATAAATAGGCCCGACCACAAACCTCAATATAAATATCAGTTGTAGGGTAAAGCTTCTCATCCCCCTGTATACAGCAAACAGTGAACTAATGCCATTGGGTACAACCTCTCGCTGAACCAGGGTCTGGTCACTGCCAGAGTCAATTAAAACTTTAAGAGGTCTGCCATTTATTTTAACAGAGATTGATAATATGCAACAGACATGAAGTTTACTTATGAACATGACACAAGACACATTTGGGTGAGCTTAGCTGGATTCCTAGGACACATAGACTTAGTGTGGCCATCTTGTCCAC
Coding sequences within:
- the LOC125709844 gene encoding cytochrome c oxidase copper chaperone; the encoded protein is MSTLSAASCESSPLSAAPQEKKPLKPCCACPETKKARDACIVEKGEESCNELIEAHKECMRALGFKV